From the Cydia splendana chromosome 27, ilCydSple1.2, whole genome shotgun sequence genome, one window contains:
- the LOC134803876 gene encoding NADH-ubiquinone oxidoreductase 49 kDa subunit yields MAQIMNVLLRKSANLGPAKALLNAAPALLNANQNRAAHRWFPDEEYVKQFEGAVMYPDEVTSLLKHPPYSGIVAPAEKQVRNMVLNFGPQHPAAHGVLRLVLELDGETVRAADPHIGLLHRGTEKLIEYKTYTQALPYFDRLDYVSMMCNEQCYSLAVEKLLNIDIPIRAKYIRTLFAEITRILNHIMAVGTHALDVGALTPFFWLFEEREKMMEFYERASGARMHAAYIRPGGVALDMPLGLMDDIYEFASKFAERIDEVEDVLTTNRIWVQRTKDIGIVSAQDALNYGFSGVMLRGSGIKWDLRKSQPYDAYHLVDFDVPLGTNGDCYDRYLCRVEEMRQSLRIIDQCLNQMPPGEIKTDDAKLTPPSREEMKTSMEALIHHFKLFTQGYQVPPGATYTAIEAPKGEFGVYLVSDGGSKPYRCKIKAPGFAHLAALEKVGRNSMLADIVAIIGTLDVVFGEIDR; encoded by the exons ATGGCTCAAATAATGAATGTTTTGTTGCGAAAATCAGCAAATTTAGGGCCAGCCAAGGCTCTATTGAATGCCGCACCGGCCCTTCTTAATGCAAA CCAAAACCGAGCAGCGCACAGATGGTTCCCTGATGAGGAGTATGTGAAGCAGTTCGAGGGAGCTGTCATGTACCCGGATGAGGTCACCTCGTTACTGAAGCACCCGCCCTACTCAG GTATCGTGGCGCCGGCGGAGAAGCAGGTCCGCAACATGGTGCTCAACTTCGGGCCGCAGCACCCCGCCGCCCACGGAGTACTGCGACTTGTACTTGAACTCGACGGCGAG ACCGTCCGCGCCGCAGACCCACACATAGGGCTCCTGCACCGCGGCACAGAGAAGCTCATCGAATACAAGACGTACACGCAGGCGCTGCCCTACTTCGATCGCCTCGACTACGTCTCTATGATGTGCAACGAACAGTGCTACTCGCTGGCCGTTGAGAAACTTCTCAACATCGATATACCCATCCGGGCCAAGTATATTCGTA CGCTCTTCGCCGAGATCACTCGTATCTTGAACCACATAATGGCGGTGGGCACGCACGCGCTCGACGTGGGCGCACTCACCCCCTTCTTCTGGCTGTTCGAGGAGAGAGAGAAGATGATGGAGTTCTACGAGAGAGCAAGCGGGGCGAGAATGCACGCGGCTTACATCAGGCCTGGCGGGGTTGCATTG GACATGCCCCTCGGCCTTATGGATGATATATATGAGTTCGCGAGCAAGTTCGCCGAGCGTATCGACGAGGTTGAAGACGTGCTCACCACCAACAGGATCTGGGTGCAGCGCACCAAGGACATTGGCATCGTGAGCGCTCAGGACGCGCTCAACTATGGATTCAG CGGTGTAATGCTCCGTGGGTCCGGTATCAAATGGGATCTGCGCAAGTCTCAGCCTTACGACGCGTACCACCTTGTCGACTTCGATGTACCGCTTGGAACCAACGGTGACTGCTACGATCG TTACCTGTGCCGTGTGGAAGAGATGCGTCAGTCTCTCCGCATTATTGATCAGTGCTTGAACCAAATGCCGCCCGGCGAGATCAAAACTGATGACGCCAAACTTACACCTCCCTCTAGAGAAGAGATGAAG ACCTCCATGGAAGCCCTGATCCACCACTTCAAGCTGTTCACGCAGGGCTACCAGGTGCCGCCCGGCGCCACCTACACCGCCATCGAGGCCCCCAAGGGCGAGTTCGGCGTCTACCTCGTGTCCGACGGCGGCTCCAAGCCTTACAG ATGCAAGATAAAGGCGCCCGGGTTCGCGCACCTGGCGGCGCTGGAGAAGGTGGGCCGCAACTCCATGCTGGCCGACATCGTGGCCATCATCGGCACGCTCGACGTCGTCTTCGGCGAGATCGACCGGTAG